Proteins from a single region of Bacillus sp. BGMRC 2118:
- a CDS encoding MarR family transcriptional regulator: MKAYNEILKPFGLYSAQWTVLYVLKTKGTLTQSELCDYLAIEAPPMTRTIQKLVSLGLVIQVTGEDRRSKKISLSEKALNLYPEWEKSVVEMNNQLLNQVSPARQVDLQQNLLAFVQMLKQQEEMQHGEPTMD; this comes from the coding sequence ATGAAGGCTTATAACGAAATACTAAAGCCATTCGGACTGTATAGTGCACAATGGACCGTTTTATATGTTTTGAAAACAAAGGGCACGTTAACTCAATCTGAACTATGTGATTATTTAGCAATTGAAGCTCCACCTATGACCAGAACGATTCAAAAGCTTGTTTCTCTCGGCCTTGTTATACAAGTAACTGGAGAAGATCGTCGTTCTAAAAAGATTTCACTTTCTGAAAAGGCACTTAATCTATATCCTGAATGGGAAAAGTCTGTTGTAGAGATGAACAATCAATTACTAAATCAAGTATCACCAGCGAGACAGGTCGACCTACAACAAAATTTATTAGCATTCGTACAAATGCTGAAGCAACAAGAGGAGATGCAACATGGAGAACCAACTATGGACTAA